The Acinetobacter lwoffii genomic sequence GTCCGTGGTGCAGGTGAGTCCAGTATTCCCAAAAAAATCTCCGATTACCGCTTGGCCCGTTTAAGTCAGGATCTGGAAGAGGTGGTGAACGAAATATTGCCGAATCGTGCTTTTCATCTGGCCGCGCATGACTGGGGTTCAATTCAGTCCTGGGAATCCGTCACCGGTCCACGCTTTAAAGGACGAATTCTGTCTTATAGCACCTTGTCTGGGCCATGTCTGGATCATGCCGCTTTCTGGATGCGTGAACAGTTCCAGCAAAACAAAGCAAAATTCTTAAAGCAAATGAGTAAGTCTTGGTATATCGCGATGTTTCAGTTGCCTTTAGTGGCGCCATTGGCCTGGAATTTTTTTAATCCGCAGCGTTGGGCCAAGATCGTGCAGCAAATAGAAAGACGGGATGATCTGCCACTCAACCCGCATATTGTCAAAGATGGAAAATATGGTGTGAACCTGTATCGGGCCAATTTTTTGCCACGTTTGACTCAACCACGGCAGCGTTTCGCCATCTGTCCGGTACAGGCGATTGTGCTGAAATATGACCAGTTTGTCGGGCCAGATCTGGTTGATGAAATGTCAAAATGGGTGGATGATTTCTCGAAAGTAGAACTGGCTGCCAATCACTGGGCGATCCTGAGTCAACCGGAGCAAGTGGCTCAATTGATTGATGAGTTTATTCAGCGTAAATCTGCTGACATTCATTGACAGGCCACTCCGCGAAACATGACCCGACCAGAAAAAAGTGGCGGAATTTTTATCCGTATTTTCTGATAAAATAGCCGCTTTCTCTCTATTCCGATTCATTATGTTCGCAATTCTTGCTGCTATTGGAGTCATGTTCGGACTCTCGTTGGCACGTGTACCTGTGGTTTTTGCCCTGGTCATTGGTGCTGTTACAGGTGGTTTATTGGCAGGTCTAGGCCTGCAGGGAACCTTGGACGCGTTTAACAATGGCTTGGGTGGTGGTGCTAAAATTGCCTTGGCTTATGGTATTTTAGGTGCATTTGCTTTGGCTCTGGCACGTTCGGGTTTACCGGATTTGCTAGCCTATAAAATGATCAGTACCTTAAAAGGTGAGGCCGATTTTAAAGCGCAAAACCGGGTGAAATATCTGATCTTTTTCACAGTCGCCATTGCTGCCGTGTTCTCGCAGAACGTTATTCCCGTGCATATTGCCTTTATTCCGGTACTGATTCCGCCACTATTGGCTGTATTTAACCACTTAAAGCTCGACCGTCGTGTGATTGCCTGTTTGCTGACCTTTGGTCTGGTAGGCACCTATATGCTGATTCCGGTCGGTTTTGGTGCCATCTTCCTGAATGACATTCTGGGTCATAACATCAATACCTTTGGTAAACCATACGGATTTGAAATTAGCTATGACCAGATTCCATCTGCGATGGCAATTCCAGTATTCGGGATGTTTGTAGGCTTATTGGTGGCGATCTTTATTAGCTATCGCAAACCACGTCAATATCAAGATATTCATGTCCAGGAACAGCAAAGTATTTCTGCTGAATTGGGTGTGGCTGAGCAGGTTAAACCGCAGATTGCCAAATTTACCATCTGGATGGCAGGTCTTGCAGTTATTGCCACATTGGCGGTACAGCTTTATTCAGATTCGATGATTCTGGCCGGTCTGGTCGGTGTCGCGATCCTGAGTTGTGCCGGCATTTTCAAATGGAAAGAAGCCGATGATGTGATCATTACTGGTATGCGCATGATGGCGCTGGTTGGCTTTATCATGATTGCAGCACAAGGCTTTGCCGCGGTGATTGAAGCGACTAATCAGGTACCAACCTTGGTTGAAGCATCAGTGAACTGGATTGGTGATAGTCAGGCACTGGCCGCATTTCTGATGCTGTTGATTGGTTTGCTAATTACCCTAGGCATTGGTTCGTCTTTCTCAACCATTCCCATTCTAGCGATTATTTATGTACCGCTGTGTATCCAGTTCGGTTTTAGCCCTGCGGCGACCATTGCGATTATCGGAACTGCAGCAGCTTTGGGTGATGCCGGTTCTCCAGCTTCGGATTCAACTTTAGGCCCAACTTCTGGTCTGAATATGGATGGTCAGCATGATCATATGAAGGATAGTGTGATTCCAACCTTCATTCACTTTAATATTCCGTTAATGATTTTTGGCTGGATTGCAGCCATGGTTCTGTAAGTCAATTTCAATCTGCTCTGATATCTATTGGAGCAGATTCATCTGGATTTAAAATAAATAATAAGATGTATTTAAAATATATGTTTAAATAAAAATTAATATAAACCTGATTATTTTACTCTGAATAAAGCCATATTTATCTGATTAATATACTTGGTATTTAAAACCAACCAATTCAGTAAATTTAAAATAAATAACTTTTTAAATCAATATTTTAAATAATAATTTAAAATTAGTTTTATAATCCTTATTGCATATTATTTTCCCTCGTGTTTATTATTAATTAAGATTTATTTTCTTAATAATTATTCTTCCTGTGGGGTATTTTAAAATGTTAAAGCAAGCTGCTCTAATTGCATTAATGGGTCTTTCTGCATCTGCGATGGCAGGTCAATGGCAGGTGAAAGTTGGTGCCAGTTCTTTAGCACCATCAAGTGACACTGAAATTGCACCAGGTTTAGTCGTAGAAGCGGATCAAGAATATGGTTTTACGCCATCGGTTGAATACTTTTTTAATGACAATATCTCTGCAGAACTTTTATTAGCTACGCCATTTAATCACGACATTTCTGCTCAGGGTCTAGGGAAAATTGCCAAGATTAAGCATCTTCCACCCACAATTACCGCTAAATATAACTTTAAAAATGCAACACGTTTTACGCCATATATTGGTGTAGGTGGCACAGCTTTTATTGCTTGGGATGAAGAAGGTCTGGCTAAAGATGTGAAAGAGGAATTTGGTTTGGCAGGTCAGGTTGGCTTTAATTATCAGCCAGCCGATGCCAAAAACTGGGGAGTATTTGCTGACGTGCGCTATGCAGATTTGAGTCCTGAAGTGACTTTAGATGATGCTGATAATACTAAATTCGACTTGAATATTGATCCTTGGGTTTACACGATCGGTTATAGCTACAAGTTCTAAATTCTAGTCTTGCTTAATAAAAAAGCCTCATCTTGAATGAGGCCTTTTTTTTCAAAATAACAACGATTTATAACTTATTGAAATTGAGCAGATTGGCAATGTTCAACTATATTAAAACGAATAAAGTAAATATTAATTGAATACGACCTAATAATTGAATAATAAGGAAGATCAGCATGAAGTTTTTAAGCCAAGGTATTGTGATCTTCTTCAGCCTGCTGGCAGGGTCTGCCTATGCGGCAAGTTTTGATTGTCAGAAAGCTGAAACCGTGACAGAGAAAGAGATTTGTGAACATCGTCTGCTCAATGATGCCGATGTCAAGATGAGCACCAGCTATCATATTTTGCGCCGTATGGTGCCTATGGGAACCCGCTCGGTGATCCAGCGCGATCAGGTGAAATGGCTACAGTTTCGTGACCGCTGTCAGGAATCTGTGTCTTGTCTGAGTCAGGTTTATAATATGCGCCAGCAGCAAATAGACCTGCAATTTCAACGTATTTATAAGCTTGGGCCTTATTAGGACTTAAACCTAAGCCTTTACAAATCCAAGTCATTTTAGATCAAGAGATCCTTTATAAAATATCTTGAGAAAAAATATACAACTGGCTATTGAAAATTTAGTAACTCACTCCATTCATATAGGCAACAGTATTGACCTGTATTTAAAATAAAAGGAGTGATTAATGAGCGAGTCTAGCGCACAAAAACATAGTTTCCAGGCTGAAGTGGCTCAGTTACTACATCTCGTGACCCATTCGCTTTATTCAAACCCTGAAATTTTCCTGCGCGAATTGATCTCGAATGCCTCAGATGCATGCGACAAATTACGTTTTGAAGGGATTAACCATCCTGAATTTTATGAAAATGATCCTGATCTGCGCGTTCGTGTCAGTCTGGATGCAGACAATAAAACCATTACCATTTCAGACAACGGGATTGGCTTAAGCGAGCAGGAAGCTATTGATAATTTAGGGACTATTGCCAAATCAGGCACCAAAGACTTTATGTCCAAACTGACCGGCGATCAAAAAGCCGATGCTCAATTGATTGGCCAGTTTGGTGTCGGTTTCTATTCCGGCTTTATTGTGGCTGACAAGATTACGGTAGAATCGCGTCGTGCCGGCACAGATGTCTCTGAAGGCGTACGCTGGATCAGTGGAGGAACCGGTGAGTTCGAAGTTGAACAGATCACGAAACAAGGACGTGGTACTGATATTATTCTGCATCTGCGTGACGATGCGCTGGATTATCTGCAAAGCTATAAAGTGAAGCAGATTATCAATAAATATTCAGACCACATCAGCCTGCCAATCCAGATGCAAAAAGAAGTCTGGCAGGAAGAAGAAGCGGCTGAAGGCGAAACCTCTAAAGGCGGCCAGTATGTCAAAACTGATGAGTGGGAAGTCATTAACTCGGCCAGCGCATTATGGACTCGTAACAAGTCTGAAATCACTGAAGAGCAGTATGTCGAGTTCTACAAGAACTTGAGCCATGATTTCGCAGCGCCATTGGCCTGGGCGCATAACCGGGTTGAAGGCAGCACTGAATATACCCAGTTATTATATATTCCAAGTAAAGCGCCACATGATATTTTCACCCGTGAATCCAAAGCGGGTATCAAACTGTATGTGAAACGTGTGTTCATTATGGATGATGCGGATAACCTGATTCCAAACTACCTGCGCTTTGTGCAAGGTGTGGTGGACAGTGCCGATCTGCCATTGAACGTGAGCCGTGAATTACTGCAAGAAAGCCGTGATGTAAAAACCATCCGTGAAGGCAATACCCGCCGTATCCTGACCATTTTGGATAATCTGGCTAAATCTGAAGATGAAAAAGATCAGGCAAATTTCAAGACCTTCTATCAGGAATTTGCTTCAGTATTGAAAGAAGGTCTGGGCGAAGATTTCAGTAACCGTGAACGTATCTTAAAACTGCTGCGTTATGCGACGTCGACCAATGATGAAGTCAGCACATCATTGGCAGACTATAAAGCACGTATGAAAGATGGGCAGAAAGCCATTTATTATGTGACTGCAGATAGTCTGAATGCTGCGAAAAATTCACCACAACTGGAACTGTTCAAGAAAAAAGGCATTGAAGTTCTGTTGATGACCGAACGCGTGGATGAATGGGCGATGAACTTCGTGAATGAGTTCGATGGTACGCCTTTGCAAAACGTGTCTAAGGGTGCGGTTGACTTAGGTGACCTTCAGGATGCAGAAGAGAAGAAAGCCCTTGAAGAAGCCGCAGCCCAGTTTAAACCGGTGGTGGATAAGTTGACGGATTCATTAAAAGACAAGACCAAAGAAGTGCGGGTGACGACGCGTCTGGTCGATTCTCCGGCTTGTCTGGTGACTGGCGAAGGTGAATTGTCTCCACAGCTGATTCGTATGCTGAAAGATGCGGGTCAACCTGTGCCAGATATCAAGCCGATTCTGGAAATTAACCCGGGACATCCGTTGGTGAAAAAACTGGATGGCTCAGCGCAGTTTGATGATCTGGCCAATGTGATCTTCGACCAAGCGGTGATTGCAGAAGGTGGATTACCAGAAAATCCTGCTGAATATGTCAAGCGAATTAATAGCTTGTTGCTTGCTTAACTGCTGATGTGTTGAATGAGAAAATCCCTCTTCGGAGGGATTTTTTATGCCTGCTTCATTTTTCATTTCTAGAAATGATCTGGAAAAACGATAGAGAGAATAAAAAAATCCCTGCGGATTTTAAATCTGAATTTTAAATTAATACTGGTTTTTTGATTTATAATTACGATCATTAAGTAAGGAGAGAGAATGTTATGAAATCTAAGCTGATGATCAGTATGGGCGCTGTAATCCTGATGTCGATGAGCCAAGTTAGTCTAGCGGCACCTGCTGCAGAAAAAATGGTACGCACAGATCGAATCAGTTTTTATAAAGTTGCGAAAGTAGAGGCAGCAAAACTACAACGTGTGCAACATAGCGATCGTATTCGCTTCAATATGCCAGTGATGGAGCAACCTTCATTACAGCAAAAACGAGTGCTACGCAGTGATCGTATTATCCTGAATAAAACCAGCTAATACTTACCGCGCTGATTGCCTCAGTAATATTGAAAAAAGCCCATGAATGATGGGCTTTTATATTTTCTACCATCATTCAGTTTAAAATAACGCTTCTAAACGTACCAAAGCCCCAACATAGTGATCACGATCCTCGCGATGATCATTCAAATAGTTCAGGTCAGTCTGGACAAAAAACCATTCACGTAAAAAAGGTTGTCTCCAGGACACATAAGGGCCCCAGCGATTAAGACGCAGATCCTTGTCATTCAGATAACCACCGGTATAAATGCCGTAACTGAAACGGTTGTCCTGAAAAAACTGATGTTGCCTAAAGGTGTAGTTGTCCCAAGTGAGATCATCGTCTTGATCATCGGCATAAGTCAGACTGAGCTGATTAGAGAAAAAGGCCTGATTGGGACGGGCATGAATCAGTTCCAGGTTGGTCCGTAAATAGTTTTCGCTTTGAATACCATAGCGATAAATCTGTTCGGCATGAAAAGAGTAGTCATTTTCTAGTGTCCAATCTTTACTGGCTTTGACACGCAGGTAAATATCATCTCCAGAACGTAAGCCCAGATCCAGATCGGTTTCAAAAGGAATACGATCTGACCATTCAGACCAACGTAAGGCAAAAGAGCTGTTATCTTCACGGGCACGTTTAGTATCCAGACGCTTATTTCCGGAAGTGGCAGGATTTTCATTGGTAATCGCGACATTGCTGTCTAATTCATTGTCCAGACTGTCATCACCAAACACCACACTCAGCTTTTGTTCCAAGGTCGGAAGCTTGATCTTGCCGCGGATTCGGGGCTTAATCTCATAGCCTTCATATTCATCCCAGCGATTATCTAGAATGATCCGTAATGTAGCTGCAGCTGGCTGATCCGGATCGCTTTCACCAAACCAGTTATCAATTTTATGCGCAGTACGATCGGCCCATTCGCGGATGCCTTTCTGCTTTTGATCCGCCCATGAATAATTTTCTGTCTCTAGCGTGGATGGAACAATGGCGACATTTGATTGCTCCGGCAGAACCGTGGGTGTTGCATCGATCAAACGTGGAATCTGATCCAGCAAGCCTGATCGGCTTGGCTCTATATTCGTTGGACTGACAGGAGCAGTTGTGACTGAATTGGCCCAAGACATGCTACCACTCATTCCTAAGCCCAGAGAGAGCAGTAAAATTTGAGTAACCCTGTTTATTTGCATGAGATATTTGTTGCTCTTGTATTCTTATATTCAGCTGTAGTTTTCTAAAAAACGGCCTTAAAAAGCAAGTTAAAGCTACAAAATAACAGCAATTATTCAATCATTTGAGCCTGAATTTCCCGATAAAGCTCTAATACCCGAATGGGTTGTGGCATTGTTAAAATAATATTGTGAATATTCTGCCAATTTAGCTGTTTGTCGCGTTGCAGCAAGATGTATGGATAGGCCAGCTCATCCTCTGCGAGAGAGATGCGTTTTTCACCATGAATCACTCGGATTTTTTGATGTTCCTGTAGCAAAAGCACTGGGGTAGAAAAATCCGCAGCAGCTTCTTTAAACGAGATAAATTTCTGCTTTTGAATGGACTGTGCGGGTATAAATGGATGGTAATCTGGCTGTGTCCAGACTGTTTCAGCCTGCTGCAAGTAAGCCGTTGAAAAAAACTCGAGTTGCATGAACCTGGTGCTTATAACAGACCACGCCAGTGATTTAATCGCAGCAGCCTGATGTTGATGATGGCTCAGCCAATGTTGAATACAATAGTGAGCCTGCAACTGACTCGGTACCCCTAAGAGCATCAGATATTTAACAAACTGACCTTGCAGATTCAATTGCTCAACCAAATAAACCTGACGTGCCTGCCAGTTATCTTCTGCCGCATAATATAAGACAATATCCAGATAAACAGGGTGTTGTTCGACATCGGATTCTAGTTCTAAAGCACAGAGCCGCTGGATATTAGTTTCTTCTAAACCTAAAGGGTGTACATGAGCGTTTAGTTTGCCCAGTTGGATCTGTACAGGGAATTGAATCAATTCGGAGACTGTGATCTGTTCTTGCTGAATTGTCGTTTCAGTTTTTAACTGAGGATTTAACGCCTCGCGTTCAATTTGTATCTGATTGGTTGACTCATCTGAGCGATTTAATTCTAGTGCATGAATTCTTACGCGCGGCCGTCCCCGATGATATTTGGTTGTTTCCATAGAATTGCAGCTGGTTTCAGCTTCGTGTAAGGATAAGGCAGGAACGATCAAGGGTGGATCCTGTTTCAGGCAAGAAAACCGCTGCTGTTGTTGTAACAGCCAGATATAACAGTGTTGCAGTTCAGCCCATTGGCTGTGCAGGGCAGGAGCTTGGGGAGCCGGAATCAGCCAGATTTGCCAGCCACGTTCAGGATGATGTAAAACTGCCCAGCCTGAATCCGGATGGGCATACAATGCTTGTTCCAGCGCCAAGATTTCGGTGAAATAGCCACGAAAGCTTAAATGATAAGACGTGTTAGCAGAAAATTGGTAGGTGACAAGTTCAGGCTGAGTGCGAACTTTAAATGCTGAAATCTGGGTTTTGAAAATAGGTTCATCACACAGATTAAAAATATCGCGTATTCTTTTTTTAGAACGGGCAATTTCATATAAAGGCAGGACTTTATGCTCCAGTTGCTGCGCCAGTCCATGTAGTTCTTTAATTAAGTGTGCTTTTTCTAAAGCATTCATTTTTTGATCTCTAGAGATGTTTCAGTACTTTATCCAGGGTTTGTGCCAGTACGAGGTTAACCGCCAGCTCGACCAGTCTGTATTCAGCAGAATTTGAGTCGGTATAGCTTTCTGCCATCTCAATTAAATAATCAATAGAAACGGAATGAGGCGGAATTTTGCCCTGTACCAATGCCTGAAGTTCATGCATAAAAAATTTTCTTATCATTGATCTATTTATATTGCTGCAATTATAAGCAGAGATCACATAAAATAGTGATCTATTTTGAGTATTTTATAAACAAATTTTTTAATTAAAAGTGATAAAAATCAATAGAAAAAATGAGAGTAGGAAATAGTCGATATTTTTTTAGAGTCGTGCATCTTTCACACTGAATGTGTTCAATATGATCAAAAAAAACAGGCTGAATCAATCAGCCTGTTTTAATGAAAAACAGCTTTGCATTAAGCCGTTTTTTCAGTTACCACAGTCGCAGCATCTGTATTTACTGTTTCCGCAGGTGCTTTAGTCGCTGGAAAGTCTGGCAGATGAACCACTTGCGCCATTTGTGCAGACGCTTGAACAGAAAAAGCCATAACGGTTGCTGCGAAAGCAAATTTAAGAGCATTCATAGGATGACCTTTAATATCAGAGTGTTCAATGACTTGAACAGAGGAGAATATTTAAACCTAATTCGGGTGAAATAATAGCAAATAAGACTTAATAGAAAATGATAGATTCGGCAAATTCAGGCAGTAAATTTTAGATAAATTACTCTACAAAACAATAAATTAGTATATTTACTCTAGTTTGATTTTTATGGTTTTACAGGGCTTTATACTTTATTTTAGCGATGAAAATCTGGACTTAATCGAGTGTTAAAATAAAAGGTCATGTGTTTTTGATCTGCCAATTTAAAACTAAATTTCGAGCTTTGTTCAATCCATGTAAGTTTTTGCTATCGCTTGTTTACGGGCTGCTGCAATCTTCTGAGAATGGACTAAGATGGAATTCCATTCATTTTCATGCTGAGAGTTTTATTATGGCAATTGCAAAAGTGGTAGAAGTCAATTCAAGCAGCAATAAAAGCTTTGAAGATGCGATTCAAACGGGCATTCAAAAAGTCACAGAAACGGTCAAAAATGTACAAGGTGCTTGGATCAATGAACAGAAGGTTGTCATTAAAGAAAATAAAATCACGGAATATCGTGTCAATTTAAAAATTAGTTTTCTGGTTGATTAAGTGAATGCCATTCAATAACAAATAAAAAACCCCATTTGAAATGGGGTTTTTTATTGAACGTTGCTTTATTTAGCTTGGTCTGGGGTGTCACACGTTTCTGTTGAGCACTGTGCTGCCTGACTATTGGTTGATGTATCGAGCGCTTTTTCAAATACTTGCAAGAAAACTTCTTTAGGTTGCGCGCCTGCCAATGCCACACGTTGATCAAAAACAAAGAAAGGCACACCAGTCACTTTGAGTTGTTCGTGTGCGACTTCCTGATCGAATTTGACAAAGTCGGCATATTCTTCCGAATCCAACAGGTCATCGACTTCGACCGGATTCAGGCCAATACGCGCTGCGACATCTTCCAGTGTTTCACGTTCTCCAATCGCCAGACCTTGGGTCATATAGCTATAGAAGAACGCTTCCTGTGCTTCATTGCCCAAACCTTTGCTTTGCGCCAGGTGAATCAGGCGATGCGCATTAAAGGTATTGCCTGAATTGGCACCTTCCCAGTTAAATTCAATACCTTCGGCTTTGGCCATTTCAGCAATATTGCGCTGCATCTCTTCGACTTCTGCCACGGTGCGGCCATATTTTTGCGCCAGACGCTCAGAGTTGGAGACTTCCTGACGTACCGGTGCTTCAGGATCGAGCTGGAAACTGTGCCAATGTACTTCTAGCTCAATACCTGCTTCTTGTGCAGCAGCTTCTAAACGTTTTTTACCAATATAGCAGAAGGGGCAAACCACATCTGACCAGATATCTACGCGCATGTCATGTCTCTAATTTTGCTCTTGTGTTCAAGTATGAGGGTGAAGAATCAGAATTTAAAGCCCTTGAGCATCAGAAGTGTATTTCTACAGCAGATCGGCAGGATAAATAAAAGAAGAAAGAGTAGGTGATAGCCAGATGGCTTCCTTAATATAATCAGGTTCTGACTATTCAAAAAAAATATAAAAATGCCATAAAAAAACGCCCCGTAGGGCGTTTTGTGAATGCAGTCAATTATGCAGTTTTTACTGCAGCTTCAACAGCAAGCATGTGACCATTTTCTTCGAAGTTTGAGTGCCAAGAAAGCGCTTCACGAAGAAGATGAGGGGTATGGCCGCCTTTTGCACATGCACGGTCAAAGTAATCATTCAACGCATCGCGGTACATTGGGTGCGCACAGTTATCAATTACTGCACGTGCACGCTCACGCGGAGCCAAACCACGAAGATCCGCAAGACCTTGTTCAGTCACTAGGATATCAACATCATGTTCTGCGTGGTCGATATGTGAAGCAAACGGCACTACAGAAGAGATGTCGCCACCTTTCGCGATTGATTTGGTTACGAAGATCGCCAAGTGGGCATTACGTGCGAAGTCACCTGAACCACCAATACCGTTCATCATTTTGGTACCACATACGTGAGTTGAGTTCACGTTACCGTAAATATCAAACTCAAGTGCAGTGTTGATGCCGATAATACCTAAACGACGTACCAGTTCAGGATGGTTTGAAATTTCCTGTGGACGTAATACCAGTTTGTCTTTGTATTGTTCTAGGTTGTTAAATACTTTCTCGCCGTACTTAGCAGAAAGCGTAATAGAAGAACCTGAAGCAAACTTCATTTTACCGGCATCGATCAATTCAAACGTACAGTCTTGTAGTACTTCTGAGTACATGATCAAGTCTTCGAAGTTTGAATCTTTCAGACCCGTCAATACGGCGTTTGCAATTGAACCGATCCCTGCTTGAAGAGGTCCGAGGTTTTTCGGTAGACGGTCTTCAGCTACTTCTTTTTCAAAGAAAGCGATCAAATGGTTGGCAATGCTTTGAGTCTCATCATCTGGTGCAGTTACAGTAGATGGAGAGTCGTGCAATTCGCTGTTAAATACGATACCAACAATTTTAGATGGATCGATATTGATCGCATGCGTACCAATACGCTCATCAACTTGAGTCAATGGAATCGCTTGACGCGTTGGACGATACGTCGGGATGTAGATATCGTGCAAGCCTTCAAATGCCGGGCTTAAATTCGTATTGATTTCTACAATCACTTTTTCAGCAAAAATCGCAAAGCTTGCAGAGTTACCAACAGATGTTGTTGGAATGATGCCGCCATCTTCAGTAATTGCTACGGCTTCGATGATCGCAACGTCTGGTTTTTTCAACTGCAGGTTACGCATTTGCTCAACAGTTTCAGACAAGTGCTGGTCAATGAACATCACTTCGCCGTTGTTGATCGCTTTACGTAAAGTATTGTCTACCTGGAACGGTAAACGACGTGCCAATACACCAGCTTCAGTCAGTTGTTTGTCTAGATCGTTCCCTAGTGATGCACCAGTAATTAACGTGATCTTTAATGGGTTTGCTTTTGCCTGTTGAACTAAAGCTAAAGGAACCGCCTTCGCTTCACCAGCGCGAGTAAAGCCACTCATGCCCACAGTCATGCCATCTTGGATGAATTCAGCCGCTTGTTCAGGGCTGATGACTTTGTTGTGTAGGGAGGCTAAACGGATACGATCTAAAGACATTTTAACTCTCATTAATTCTTAAACTATGATACGGATTGTACCGCTCAAAAAATGTATTGTGCATAGGTGTTAGGCTAAGGTCTAATTTTTTAGCTAAATGTAGGTATAATAAAAAATGATGATTTTTAAATGATTGAATTCGTGAACTATAAAATGAATTGTATAGAAAAACTAAAAAGTCATTTGTTGAATTACTGATCACTTATTAAAAGTGCTCAGTCAAAGTTTGGCGAATTTTATCGAGTGTAGTGGCTGGGGGAAGTGTCTCAGGATTCGCCTGATTCACGGGTAGTGAAATGATAGCTTCCAGCCCACCTTCAGGACGATTATGAATACGCAATTGGCCATGGTGAATATCGACAATCCGTTTCACAATGGCCAGTCCTAAGCCACTGCCTTGTACTGTTCGTGCCGAATTGCCCCGAACAAAAGGCTGCATCAAGGCTTCAATCTGATCTTCCGGGATGCCTTCGCCATGGTCTGCGACACAAATCAACAGTTGATCTTCTTCAACATGCGCAGAAAGCTCAATTGGTTCTGAACCATAACGTTTTGAGTTGTTGATCAGATTGCCGATCAGTCTTTTTAGTGACATGCTGCGCGCCTGAATGGTCGGTATATCTTGTGGTGTAAATCGGATATCTAGCGGTTTAAACTGCTTGACCAGTTCCTGTAGCAGTACATTGACATTGGTGTCCTGCGGTTCTTCATCGGAACCATCGCGCATATAGGAAATGAACTGATCCAGAATCGCGTCCATATCTTCGACATCATAAATCAGGCCTTCTTTGAGAAAGTCTTCATCTGGCATCATTTCGGCACTGAGGCGGATTCGGGTTAAGGGCGTGCGCAAGTCATGTGAAATGCCGGCCAGCATGATTCGGCGTTCCCGCTCGGTCTGGTCCAGCGTATAAATCATCTGATTAAAGGCATGATTGACCTGACGGATTTCCAGTGGACCATGATTGGTATCTAGATAGGGTGCTGAGCCGATTCGGCTATAACTGTTGGCGGCATTCTGCAAACGGCGTAAAGGACGGTTGAGCTGACGCACCAAGGTCAAAATAATGATGCCGACAATAATCGGCGTGCCAAGCAACCAGCCCAAAATCAGTTCATTGCTATAATTGGCATAAGTCTTTAAAGGTTCCTGTACCCAGTGA encodes the following:
- a CDS encoding alpha/beta fold hydrolase; the protein is MEMHMQWVDTTDQQRLCVKTYGQSEQPALVLVHGYPDHQAVWEPAIAHLSQDYFVVTYDVRGAGESSIPKKISDYRLARLSQDLEEVVNEILPNRAFHLAAHDWGSIQSWESVTGPRFKGRILSYSTLSGPCLDHAAFWMREQFQQNKAKFLKQMSKSWYIAMFQLPLVAPLAWNFFNPQRWAKIVQQIERRDDLPLNPHIVKDGKYGVNLYRANFLPRLTQPRQRFAICPVQAIVLKYDQFVGPDLVDEMSKWVDDFSKVELAANHWAILSQPEQVAQLIDEFIQRKSADIH
- a CDS encoding Na+/H+ antiporter family protein is translated as MFAILAAIGVMFGLSLARVPVVFALVIGAVTGGLLAGLGLQGTLDAFNNGLGGGAKIALAYGILGAFALALARSGLPDLLAYKMISTLKGEADFKAQNRVKYLIFFTVAIAAVFSQNVIPVHIAFIPVLIPPLLAVFNHLKLDRRVIACLLTFGLVGTYMLIPVGFGAIFLNDILGHNINTFGKPYGFEISYDQIPSAMAIPVFGMFVGLLVAIFISYRKPRQYQDIHVQEQQSISAELGVAEQVKPQIAKFTIWMAGLAVIATLAVQLYSDSMILAGLVGVAILSCAGIFKWKEADDVIITGMRMMALVGFIMIAAQGFAAVIEATNQVPTLVEASVNWIGDSQALAAFLMLLIGLLITLGIGSSFSTIPILAIIYVPLCIQFGFSPAATIAIIGTAAALGDAGSPASDSTLGPTSGLNMDGQHDHMKDSVIPTFIHFNIPLMIFGWIAAMVL
- a CDS encoding OmpW/AlkL family protein produces the protein MLKQAALIALMGLSASAMAGQWQVKVGASSLAPSSDTEIAPGLVVEADQEYGFTPSVEYFFNDNISAELLLATPFNHDISAQGLGKIAKIKHLPPTITAKYNFKNATRFTPYIGVGGTAFIAWDEEGLAKDVKEEFGLAGQVGFNYQPADAKNWGVFADVRYADLSPEVTLDDADNTKFDLNIDPWVYTIGYSYKF
- a CDS encoding lysozyme inhibitor LprI family protein, which translates into the protein MKFLSQGIVIFFSLLAGSAYAASFDCQKAETVTEKEICEHRLLNDADVKMSTSYHILRRMVPMGTRSVIQRDQVKWLQFRDRCQESVSCLSQVYNMRQQQIDLQFQRIYKLGPY
- the htpG gene encoding molecular chaperone HtpG, with the translated sequence MSESSAQKHSFQAEVAQLLHLVTHSLYSNPEIFLRELISNASDACDKLRFEGINHPEFYENDPDLRVRVSLDADNKTITISDNGIGLSEQEAIDNLGTIAKSGTKDFMSKLTGDQKADAQLIGQFGVGFYSGFIVADKITVESRRAGTDVSEGVRWISGGTGEFEVEQITKQGRGTDIILHLRDDALDYLQSYKVKQIINKYSDHISLPIQMQKEVWQEEEAAEGETSKGGQYVKTDEWEVINSASALWTRNKSEITEEQYVEFYKNLSHDFAAPLAWAHNRVEGSTEYTQLLYIPSKAPHDIFTRESKAGIKLYVKRVFIMDDADNLIPNYLRFVQGVVDSADLPLNVSRELLQESRDVKTIREGNTRRILTILDNLAKSEDEKDQANFKTFYQEFASVLKEGLGEDFSNRERILKLLRYATSTNDEVSTSLADYKARMKDGQKAIYYVTADSLNAAKNSPQLELFKKKGIEVLLMTERVDEWAMNFVNEFDGTPLQNVSKGAVDLGDLQDAEEKKALEEAAAQFKPVVDKLTDSLKDKTKEVRVTTRLVDSPACLVTGEGELSPQLIRMLKDAGQPVPDIKPILEINPGHPLVKKLDGSAQFDDLANVIFDQAVIAEGGLPENPAEYVKRINSLLLA
- a CDS encoding dodecin family protein, giving the protein MAIAKVVEVNSSSNKSFEDAIQTGIQKVTETVKNVQGAWINEQKVVIKENKITEYRVNLKISFLVD
- a CDS encoding DsbA family oxidoreductase, with protein sequence MRVDIWSDVVCPFCYIGKKRLEAAAQEAGIELEVHWHSFQLDPEAPVRQEVSNSERLAQKYGRTVAEVEEMQRNIAEMAKAEGIEFNWEGANSGNTFNAHRLIHLAQSKGLGNEAQEAFFYSYMTQGLAIGERETLEDVAARIGLNPVEVDDLLDSEEYADFVKFDQEVAHEQLKVTGVPFFVFDQRVALAGAQPKEVFLQVFEKALDTSTNSQAAQCSTETCDTPDQAK